Part of the Prosthecobacter debontii genome is shown below.
GAAATGCGCCAAGCAGCGGAAACACTTTTACCCGCCTTGCAGCTTCAAGCTGAATCAGAGACTCCAAAAGAACCTTTGGATATCAAAGGGATCTTTCCTGATCTACCCACCAAGGATTTTTCGGAAAATGGCCGGAAGCGTCTTTTAAAAGAAGCTCAAGCCCTCATGAAAGAACAAAACTTCTATTCCGCTGAGCCGGACGGAGGCGCGGGAAAAAACACGCATGAAGCCATTCTTGCATTCCAAAGAGCCAAAAACCTAGTTCCCAGTGCTGCCCTTGATACACGCACTCTTGTTGCATTAGGAATTCTTGACTGGAAGGACGATCCCTCGCCGATGACTTCAACAACCGTTGCTCGGCGTAGAACCACCAAGAAACCTCAGGAAGAAGAAAAGGGCTTTTTCCGAAAAGTCGGTGACGGAGCCACTAATGTTGGCAAATCCATTGGAGGATTTTTTACCGGCGAGAAGAAGAAGTGAACGAAAGCAATTACTCATCAAACGCGAGCCAAGACGATACGAAAACCAATTCGACTGCTCCGTGTTTCTGGTGCACAGCGCATTCGAGCCGCAGGTCGCCGGAGTGGAGCCGCATCGTACCAGCTGCCTCCACGCACAACCCTTTGTCCATCATTGCTCTTATGGCAAGGATCGACCGTTAGATCCGAAGGATAAGGCGCATAATGATCCAGGCACCATTGGAAAACATTTCCCGTCATGTCGCATAGGCCATATCGATTGGCCCCTCGATTTCCATCCAGCGGAAAAGTAGAAATGGCATGTGTAATCGCAGTCGCCTCAGAGCCTCCTGTTCGTGAACTGCTTGTTTGAGGTATTCCGTCGTCACCCGCACGGCACGAAAATTCCCACTCTGCCTCAGTCGGCAATCGATATTGGAACCCCAAAGGAAGCTTATCTTCGGACTGCTCCATTAGCGTTAGCTTTTCACAGAACTCGACAGCTTCAAACCAAGTCACATTTTCGATCGGAAAATGATCACTTTGGTCGTGAAATTTGGCAGGATTATTATTCATGACAGCCTTGTACTGAGCTTGCGAGATGGGATTTTGTGCCATCCACCAGCTGTGGCTGAAACGGACTGGATGCTGACTCTCATCTTGCTGCCGGCCGCGTTCAGTCATGGGGCTCCCCATATCAAATCGAGTCCCAGCCGCAGGAACTGGTTGGAGGAATAAATCCAAGATTCCACGACGAGGGCGCAACTCCTCATGAACCAACTGCAGGCGAATTTTTTTGGGCCGGGGCTTAGAGCGAGGCACGATCCCTGTCCGAGTCATCAAAGCCTCGGCTGTAATAACATTGGCGATTTCTTGCCATTCAAATTTTTCGCGAATGCTGGAGCGTTCACAGCATAACAAAATCCGCATCGGCGGTGTTCCTTCTTGCTCTAAAACGATGGGTGAATCGGCAAAAAGTCTGACACTTTGCCCCCGATCTAGCAAGTCTCGCCGGACGCTAACTCGATGCAGACCGATCTCAAAATCAATGGTGATGTGCTCAACGGCCGTCCGACCTGGCTCTTTTAAATGAAATTCAATGGCAACACTTTGACCTAACAGCAAGTGGGGAGGCAGGCCTAACTCTAAGTGCACCGGCACAATGACTGCTATCGGATCTTCGGCACCTTGCTCGTCGGACTCTCGTAACTGGGCAAATGCTTCAAGATCATAGGCCGAGTCCTTGTCGACAGGGGTTCCTGAACTATTCAGGAGTCTCGACATGCTGCGTAAGACCTGACTGGATAGACGCTCCGAGCTAACAAAGGCGACTCGGTCGAGCCCCAAGGATCTCAGCCGATCAAGATGCTGTCTTTGACTGTTGATTTCGGCCTGTGCGCATTCAAACCCTAGAGGACGTTCGGTGAATTCCTTGTCAGCGATGTGGATGAAAAGCGGAATCCCATGAGACAAGGCCATATAAGCCTCCCATTGCGTATAGGACACTTGAGCAAAATTTCCAAGGGAAGCCCGAAGGCTCGGGTATCCGGCCAAAAAATTGGGGTGGGCTTGCAGATAAGCCTCAATCTCTAGAGGTTTAGCCACACTTCCTGTAGCATCTCCAACGAGATGGACTACGGCCATGCTTTCAGAGATGTAGCGGCTTAGCTTTTCTAAAAGAGTCATTCCGCTCACAGCAAAGTCACCTTGCTCTACGACTTTGCAGGGCATATCCGGCCCCATCAGGTCACTTCGGAGGAGCTGACGACTACGCTCAAATTCACGCGTAACAGCACTCAAGAAGATTTGCCGAAACTCATGGGCAGGCATACGGAATTTTACCCGTAACCTATAATGAGATAGCTCATTAGACCAACTAAAATCGATGCCAAATGCACGATTGTCGTCGTTTCAAACCACCGTGCCACGGCTCTTGCTCTTACTCCCCTTGGATTTAGGAGGCGTTCCTGGGATGCCTTCTTCTTGGAGGATGGTGTCTTGGGGCAGGGGAGCTGCCTCAGCGTCAGACTGCGGTTCTGCTTCGGTAAAGGGGGTTTGCTTCTGATATAGATCCAGGCGGGTTTTGAATTCTTTCTCAAGCACTTGGCGTTCTTCAGAACCGACCTCCTTATCTTCCGAAAGCAGGGTCATGGCTTTCTTCTGCCAGAGCACCGCCTCTAAATATTCGCCATTGCGAGCAAGGCACGCCGCTTTGGTGTCAATCATTTCGTAGCGCTGCTCTTCCCCCGCTTCGTCCATAATACGGAGAGCACGTGAGGCGAGTTGGACGGCTTTTTCGCCATTGTGAAGGCTTTCATCGGGGCAGGTCGAAAGAAACCACGCCAGATTGTTGGATGCCCACGGATCATCGCTACGTGCTGCACGCTGATACCAAGCTCCCGCACGACGGTAATCCACAGGAACACCTGTACCTGAATAATAGAGGTTGGCCAGACGACTCATGGCGGGCACAAAGTCCTGCTGAGCGGCACGGAGATAAAACAAGGCTGCTTTGGATGGATTCTTAGAGGCTCCCACCCCTCTTTCGTATTTAGCGGCCAGGGCAGTTTGAGCAGGGGCGTGATTTTGTTCGGCCGCTTTTTCCAGCCATTCGGTAGCTTTGACAGGATCAAGCTTGACGCCGCGTCCCAGATCATACGCCATGGCAACGGCATGTTGTCCAGGCGCGAAGCCACTCTCGGCTGACTTACGATACCACTCGAAGGCTTTGGCTTCGTCTTTTTTGACACCCACGCCATCTTCATAAAGAGAGCCCATGACGAATTGGGCCCGAAGGTGCTTTTGCGCAGCGGCTTGCTCCATCCATTTGACACCTTCAGCCTCATTCTTGGTTATTCCCTCTCCGGTAAGCAGGCGTAGACCCAACTCAAATTGTGAATCGGCATCACCTTTCTCAGCCCAGGCTCGAAGCTCCCGATCATTGATCAAGTCTTGCTGCTGAGCGCTTAATGTGATGGAAAACAGGCAGGCAACAGCGATCACACAGGAAAGGATTTTCATGACTGAAGAATTGATGTTTCGAAAATCGTCGAGAAGACAGACAAACTTACGGCAGCAGTGTTCGATTGAGCGAAAGATGTTCATCTACTTTAAACGACAACCTGCCCAAAAGCTCCAAGCAGAAAGCGCCTGGGCGGTAGAAAACTGTAAGATTATCGGAAGTTTTTAAATTTTGGACGATCAAGACGCACAAAATTCTTGAGTTTCCTGATGTCATGGTTGATAATTCAGGGCTGTTGAATTCTTGACTTTGAGAATCCATAAGTTAACGATCGTGGTAAATTATGGATTCTATGGAATTAGCTTGCGCTTACCTTTGATACTGGTTATTTTTTCATCAGAGTCTGCAAAATTTTTCTTCGTTAGGCTTTAGCTCCCACCTTATGTCGAACACCCTACAACCCGAAACCAAGGATCATGCCAAGCTGGCGGATTTCATCCTCTTCAGCCAGCGTGAGTTCTTGCTAAATTTGTCGAAGGAGTTGAATCGGGATAACATCTCGTTTGCCCAATTTTTCTTACTCAGTTACTTGGCTTCGTCCAAAGAACTGACCATGACGGACATCGCGCGCAAAATGGGTCATTCAACCGCTGCCGCGACGGGTTTGGTGGATCGCCTCGAAAAATTGGGTTACATGGAGCGCACCCATGCGATTGATGATCGCCGTAAAGTGATGGTGCGAGTAACTTCCAAAGGCCTTGACCTCGTGAGTCGCCTTCGTGACGAGCTTCAGCATCAAATCGCTTCGGCTATGGATGAGACGGAAGCTACAGATGCCGCTTCCTTTATGACCTCCTACCGAATGATGGATACGGTTTCCGGTAAGTGATGAGGTAGCAGAATTTTAGGCGCATGGAGCTTGCTTGCTTCATGCGCCTTTTTCGTTTTCGATGTTTTAAATGGATACTTCTTCGCGAAACGACCTGTGGATGACTTTTCCACTCTTGAACGAATTGCCTCAGTTCAAGCATCGATTTACCCTGAGGCATCCGACGATACCTGTGGATGCAGAGAGGGCAGAGGTCGTTGCACGATTATGGGATTGGCATCACCAGCACGCCCGAGAGATGGGCTTTGAGGAGGGAGCCATGTGTATTGCCGAGCAGGTGCATGGAAATCAGGTGGCCGTAGTCGAACAGGCTCCAAACCTCCCGATTCCTGCTGCAGACGGTATTGTGACAGCTACCCCGGGCCTCGTCATTGGCATTTATGTGGCGGATTGCGGGGCCCTGTATTTGGCGGACCCTGAAACTGGCGCCTGCGGGATTGTTCATTCGGGCAAGAAGGGGTCTGAACTTGGTATCGCTGCGGTAGCGATTCAAAAAATGCAGGAGCATTTCGGAAGTCAGCCTCGGAATATTCGAGCTCAGCTCGGCCCATGCATTCGAGTCCCCGCTTACGAGGTCGATTTTGCTTCTCAAATTCGGACTTCTTGCCTTGATGCAGGGGTCCTTCCCGAACATTTCGCCGATTGCGGAATCTGCACATCCTCAGACTTGCAGCGTTATTATTCCTACCGCATTGAGAAAGGCCGCACGGGCCGTTTGCTAGCATTACTGGGACGGCCTGCAACGACTTAATTATTTATCCCCTTCACGTGGAGCTTTCCTCACCTGCGAAGATCAATCTCTGGCTACGAATTCTAGGCCGACGCGACGATGGTTTCCATGAAGTCGAGACTCGGCTCTGTCAGATCGGCATCGCTGACACGGTCCGCATTGAACAAGTCTCATCCGTGCCAGGGATCGCGTTGACCTGTAACGTCCCTGGGATCCCAGTAGATGAATCCAATCTAGCGATCAAAGCCCTTCGAGCGTTTGAAAACAAGGTAGGTAAAACGGCGGGTTGGCGGATTCATTTGGAAAAGAGGATACCATCTGGCGCAGGTCTAGGCGGCGGAAGCAGCAATGCGGCAGCGATCCTGCGTGGAGCCAATGAACTGACGGGCAGTCCTCTCAACCTCGCGGAACTCCTGGAAATAGCTGGCCATATCGGAGCTGACGTGCCCTGCTTCCTCCTGCATACAACTGCGGCCGACGGGACGGGCAGGGGAGAAAAAGTCGTGCCTGTGGAATTTTCCTGGAAACTGCCACTGGTTCTGATCAAGCCCAGCTTTCCGATTCCGACTCCCTGGGCCTACCAACGGTGGCGAGATTCTCAGGAACTGCCGGGGGTTCTTTACGCTCCTCAGATCTGTCCTTGGGGGGAAATGGTCAATAGCCTTGAGCGCCCTGTGTTTGAAAAACACCGTTTCCTGCCAGCTCTAAAAACATGGCTCCTTGAGCAGAAAGGCGTCCGCGCTGCACTGATGTCGGGGTCAGGGTCCACCATGTTTGCCATCACAGAATCTGGGGCAGATGCTGGAGAAGTAGCTGAAAAAGCCAAGGCTTGGTGCGGAGATACCGCTTGGGTGCAGCCAACGGAAACTCTCCGGTGAAAAAGTTGGGGCCGGGCGGCTCCCGATTCCACCCGGCCCCTTTTGTTTGCATCAACCTCAACACTGACCTGTGTTTCCACAGGGGTGATGACAACAACCAATCACTCTCAAGACCAGTTTTGGGGGACTACTCCCGCCATCACTGTTGATGAGTTAGATTCTCTTCTTTGAGAGTCGTTGAAAAGAATTTGAATTTTTTTCCATTTTTTTTGGCTCGTTGTAAAAGTCACTCCTGTCCCCCATCTGCGGGGCTTACGCGGGTGCTATTTGGGGGTTTTAATGGCGGCGGATGAAAACCAGCCCCCCTCGATCCTTTATACGGCTTGCAAGCGCCTTGCTGTTGGCGGTCGCCGGGCCTGTCTCCGGCGAGATTTCGACACGGCTGACGGATACGATCAAACACGGCGTCGGCTCGATCAACCTCTTAAAAGACGTCAGCTCTGCTCAGTTTGCGCAACAAGTCACCGGCACTGGCAAACTCTTTTTCGGTGTCGATGTTAACGAAAACGCCTC
Proteins encoded:
- a CDS encoding formylglycine-generating enzyme family protein; translated protein: MPAHEFRQIFLSAVTREFERSRQLLRSDLMGPDMPCKVVEQGDFAVSGMTLLEKLSRYISESMAVVHLVGDATGSVAKPLEIEAYLQAHPNFLAGYPSLRASLGNFAQVSYTQWEAYMALSHGIPLFIHIADKEFTERPLGFECAQAEINSQRQHLDRLRSLGLDRVAFVSSERLSSQVLRSMSRLLNSSGTPVDKDSAYDLEAFAQLRESDEQGAEDPIAVIVPVHLELGLPPHLLLGQSVAIEFHLKEPGRTAVEHITIDFEIGLHRVSVRRDLLDRGQSVRLFADSPIVLEQEGTPPMRILLCCERSSIREKFEWQEIANVITAEALMTRTGIVPRSKPRPKKIRLQLVHEELRPRRGILDLFLQPVPAAGTRFDMGSPMTERGRQQDESQHPVRFSHSWWMAQNPISQAQYKAVMNNNPAKFHDQSDHFPIENVTWFEAVEFCEKLTLMEQSEDKLPLGFQYRLPTEAEWEFSCRAGDDGIPQTSSSRTGGSEATAITHAISTFPLDGNRGANRYGLCDMTGNVFQWCLDHYAPYPSDLTVDPCHKSNDGQRVVRGGSWYDAAPLRRPAARMRCAPETRSSRIGFRIVLARV
- a CDS encoding tetratricopeptide repeat protein; translation: MKILSCVIAVACLFSITLSAQQQDLINDRELRAWAEKGDADSQFELGLRLLTGEGITKNEAEGVKWMEQAAAQKHLRAQFVMGSLYEDGVGVKKDEAKAFEWYRKSAESGFAPGQHAVAMAYDLGRGVKLDPVKATEWLEKAAEQNHAPAQTALAAKYERGVGASKNPSKAALFYLRAAQQDFVPAMSRLANLYYSGTGVPVDYRRAGAWYQRAARSDDPWASNNLAWFLSTCPDESLHNGEKAVQLASRALRIMDEAGEEQRYEMIDTKAACLARNGEYLEAVLWQKKAMTLLSEDKEVGSEERQVLEKEFKTRLDLYQKQTPFTEAEPQSDAEAAPLPQDTILQEEGIPGTPPKSKGSKSKSRGTVV
- a CDS encoding MarR family winged helix-turn-helix transcriptional regulator translates to MSNTLQPETKDHAKLADFILFSQREFLLNLSKELNRDNISFAQFFLLSYLASSKELTMTDIARKMGHSTAAATGLVDRLEKLGYMERTHAIDDRRKVMVRVTSKGLDLVSRLRDELQHQIASAMDETEATDAASFMTSYRMMDTVSGK
- a CDS encoding polyphenol oxidase family protein, translating into MTFPLLNELPQFKHRFTLRHPTIPVDAERAEVVARLWDWHHQHAREMGFEEGAMCIAEQVHGNQVAVVEQAPNLPIPAADGIVTATPGLVIGIYVADCGALYLADPETGACGIVHSGKKGSELGIAAVAIQKMQEHFGSQPRNIRAQLGPCIRVPAYEVDFASQIRTSCLDAGVLPEHFADCGICTSSDLQRYYSYRIEKGRTGRLLALLGRPATT
- the ispE gene encoding 4-(cytidine 5'-diphospho)-2-C-methyl-D-erythritol kinase; protein product: MELSSPAKINLWLRILGRRDDGFHEVETRLCQIGIADTVRIEQVSSVPGIALTCNVPGIPVDESNLAIKALRAFENKVGKTAGWRIHLEKRIPSGAGLGGGSSNAAAILRGANELTGSPLNLAELLEIAGHIGADVPCFLLHTTAADGTGRGEKVVPVEFSWKLPLVLIKPSFPIPTPWAYQRWRDSQELPGVLYAPQICPWGEMVNSLERPVFEKHRFLPALKTWLLEQKGVRAALMSGSGSTMFAITESGADAGEVAEKAKAWCGDTAWVQPTETLR